A single genomic interval of Cucumis sativus cultivar 9930 chromosome 5, Cucumber_9930_V3, whole genome shotgun sequence harbors:
- the LOC101215943 gene encoding uncharacterized protein LOC101215943, with the protein MAWVKSLQCKSRAFEDVYHPSPKNLIPSASCRKSVQSLKDVVETTKSKHKKPKHSPPEKKPVSKNPRLAKSEPGSTPSSRPRMSVSSRPLIRADDLIFPAVSELPEGHHSRSVVEIIFHTSWSPKAFTGRVEMIFKVQNGSKTVARFEEYREMVKAKAAMGCPADEENARCVADGNEVMRFHCMGPTSDSAKYDGCGGAWSFPGMRGLSSAAAICTFAGSGVAHENAGGGRGRRAMLVCRVIAGRVSKQVVKPDPYLEGRVGLDSVSGDNGELLVFDSRAVLPCFLIIYKL; encoded by the coding sequence ATGGCGTGGGTCAAATCCCTTCAGTGCAAATCCAGAGCCTTCGAAGACGTTTATCATCCATCTCCTAAAAATCTAATCCCCAGCGCCAGTTGCCGGAAAAGCGTTCAGAGTCTCAAAGACGTCGTTGAAACCACCAAATCGAAGCACAAAAAGCCCAAACACTCCCCGCCGGAGAAAAAACCGGTTTCCAAAAACCCAAGGCTCGCCAAATCGGAACCCGGCTCGACTCCCAGTTCCCGGCCCAGAATGAGCGTTTCGTCCCGTCCGTTAATCAGGGCCGACGATCTTATCTTCCCGGCGGTGTCGGAGTTGCCGGAGGGGCACCATTCCCGGAGTGTGGTTGAGATAATCTTCCACACGAGCTGGAGTCCGAAGGCGTTTACAGGGCGGGTCGAAATGATTTTCAAGGTCCAGAATGGGTCGAAGACGGTTGCTCGGTTTGAAGAGTATCGGGAAATGGTTAAGGCTAAGGCAGCGATGGGATGTCCCGCGGACGAGGAGAATGCGCGTTGTGTCGCAGATGGGAACGAGGTCATGAGGTTTCACTGCATGGGTCCCACTTCCGACTCGGCCAAATACGACGGATGCGGCGGCGCGTGGAGTTTCCCTGGAATGAGAGGGTTGTCATCGGCAGCAGCGATTTGTACGTTCGCCGGAAGTGGAGTGGCTCACGAGAACGCCGGCGGCGGGAGAGGGAGAAGAGCGATGTTGGTATGTCGGGTAATCGCAGGTCGGGTTTCAAAGCAAGTGGTGAAACCCGACCCGTATCTGGAAGGCCGAGTTGGACTGGACTCAGTGAGTGGGGATAATGGCGAGTTACTCGTGTTCGACTCGCGTGCGGTTCTTCCTTGTTTCCTCATCATCtacaaattgtaa
- the LOC101221869 gene encoding uncharacterized protein LOC101221869 isoform X1, giving the protein MWVQGEFSSDSMQMYSDSFKEALKQTMLSQEVMFRKQVHQLHQLYSVQRILMQNFGFKELDRCRFKKAGIIPTFMPYASPTRYDPFMKETVVSSICMREKHPAKNHKLRHGPLDLQLPPDQYVSLIDLEELDLSLDLKIGNPKKENDKEILSYKKSRRMLSEEVIDLEDSVDGDAENVYSLDLNVPTIQPVGKEFETSLNHISSDNLRMKNEQLRPREARYLDLNEAQSDDMITTHYSTSSSSPGIKEADIKGQQANCSSRIWVRDKNNYCSAESSTLEQDANLDVTDCGSGNERNETHSTESKIKETSTGEMNNCQCDEAPMESSVTFSKESKKLEAVIEPPADVHARLQKSEVCSDCSHAVEDGCNSILTATVSGASTCNAENDSGGEKKVQNLSLPMSNQCYETQKELHSTETIFSSGQDHRSSGSIESEHGEESSKMKVLLQNAVETLIYMSLNDSAFDHDCDTKTESSEMVKDQVDQPQHSCDSFELLVLKQTENKEDDEFSMSSSQLSEVTDMENMNFGVKLRRGRRLKDFRKEILPGLSCLSRHEICEDINIMEAVLRSREYRKNQAKIRDGQKVCSPVKSKRSQSRSRLNNTRRRIIL; this is encoded by the exons ATGTGGGTGCAAGGAGAGTTTAGTTCAGATTCAATGCAAATGTATTCTGATTCATTTAAAGAAGCACTGAAGCAAACCATGCTGAGCCAGGAGGTTATGTTTAGGAAGCAG GTTCATCAATTACATCAATTGTACAGTGTACAAAGGATATTAATGCAGAATTTTGGCTTCAAGGAGCTTGATCGATGCCGTTTTAAGAAAGCAGGGATAATACCAACATTCATGCCATATGCATCTCCCACAAGATATGATCCATTCATGAAAGAAACCGTAGTTTCCTCAATTTGCATG CGTGAAAAGCACCCAGCTAAAAACCACAAGCTTCGGCATGGTCCACTCGATTTACAGCTTCCTCCAGATCAGTACGTTAGCCTCATTG ACTTGGAGGAGTTAGATCTTTCCCTTGATCTCAAAATTGGGAATCCAAAAAAGGAGAATGACAAGGAAATACTTTCGTACAAGAAGTCTCGTCGTATGCTCTCTGAAGAAGTTATTGATTTGGAAGATTCAGTTGATGGGGATGCAGAAAATGTATATTCTTTGGATCTAAATGTTCCAACAATTCAACCCGTAGGTAAGG AATTTGAAACCAGCCTTAATCATATCTCAAGTGACAATCTCCGTATGAAGAATGAGCAGTTGAGACCCCGTGAAGCAAGATATCTTGACCTTAATGAAGCTCAGAGCGATGATATGATTACAACTCACTATTCAACCTCAAGTTCGTCACCCGGCATCAAGGAAGCAGATATCAAGGGACAACAAGCCAATTGCTCCTCACGAATTTGGGTCAGAGATAAGAATAACTACTGTTCTGCTGAATCTTCCACACTTGAACAAGATGCAAATCTAGATGTGACGGATTGTGGAAgtggaaatgaaagaaatgaaactcACTCAACAGAGTCCAAAATTAAGGAAACAAGTACAGGTGAAATGAATAACTGTCAATGTGATGAGGCTCCAATGGAGTCATCAGTAACCTTTtctaaagaaagtaaaaaattggAGGCAGTAATTGAGCCTCCTGCTGACGTCCATGCAAGGCTTCAAAAGAGTGAAGTATGCTCTGATTGTAGTCATGCTGTGGAAGATGGTTGCAACAGCATATTGACGGCGACTGTATCTGGTGCATCTACCTGCAACGCAGAAAATGACTCAGGTGGGGAGAAGAAGGTGCAAAATTTGAGTCTCCCCATGTCTAACCAATGCTATGAAACTCAAAAGGAGCTGCATAGTACAGAAACCATCTTTTCCAGTGGGCAAGATCATAGGTCTTCTGGTAGCATTGAATCAGAACATGGTGAAGAATCTTCTAAAATGAAAGTTCTACTTCAAAATGCGGTTGAAACGCTTATTTATATGTCTTTGAATGATTCAGCCTTTGATCATGATTGCGACACAAAAACAGAATCTAGTGAGATGGTAAAAGATCAGGTGGATCAACCACAACACTCTTGTGATTCCTTTGAGTTACTAGTCTTAAagcaaacagaaaacaaagagGATGATGAGTTCTCCATGTCATCATCACAGTTATCTGAAGTAACTGACAtggaaaatatgaattttggtGTTAAATTAAGAAGAGGACGAAGACTGAAAGACTTCCGAAAAGAGATACTTCCTGGTCTATCCTGTCTTTCCAGACATGAGATTTGTGAAGATATTAACATTATGGAGGCTGTTTTACGGTCAAGAGAATATCGAAAAAACCAAGCTAAAATCCGAGATGGACAGAAAGTCTGCAGTCCCGTAAAAAGCAAACGATCTCAATCTCGATCTCGGCTAAACAACACGAGACGAAGAATCATTTTGTGA
- the LOC101221869 gene encoding uncharacterized protein LOC101221869 isoform X2, whose protein sequence is MWVQGEFSSDSMQMYSDSFKEALKQTMLSQEVMFRKQVHQLHQLYSVQRILMQNFGFKELDRCRFKKAGIIPTFMPYASPTRYDPFMKETVVSSICMREKHPAKNHKLRHGPLDLQLPPDQYVSLIDLEELDLSLDLKIGNPKKENDKEILSYKKSRRMLSEEVIDLEDSVDGDAENVYSLDLNVPTIQPVEFETSLNHISSDNLRMKNEQLRPREARYLDLNEAQSDDMITTHYSTSSSSPGIKEADIKGQQANCSSRIWVRDKNNYCSAESSTLEQDANLDVTDCGSGNERNETHSTESKIKETSTGEMNNCQCDEAPMESSVTFSKESKKLEAVIEPPADVHARLQKSEVCSDCSHAVEDGCNSILTATVSGASTCNAENDSGGEKKVQNLSLPMSNQCYETQKELHSTETIFSSGQDHRSSGSIESEHGEESSKMKVLLQNAVETLIYMSLNDSAFDHDCDTKTESSEMVKDQVDQPQHSCDSFELLVLKQTENKEDDEFSMSSSQLSEVTDMENMNFGVKLRRGRRLKDFRKEILPGLSCLSRHEICEDINIMEAVLRSREYRKNQAKIRDGQKVCSPVKSKRSQSRSRLNNTRRRIIL, encoded by the exons ATGTGGGTGCAAGGAGAGTTTAGTTCAGATTCAATGCAAATGTATTCTGATTCATTTAAAGAAGCACTGAAGCAAACCATGCTGAGCCAGGAGGTTATGTTTAGGAAGCAG GTTCATCAATTACATCAATTGTACAGTGTACAAAGGATATTAATGCAGAATTTTGGCTTCAAGGAGCTTGATCGATGCCGTTTTAAGAAAGCAGGGATAATACCAACATTCATGCCATATGCATCTCCCACAAGATATGATCCATTCATGAAAGAAACCGTAGTTTCCTCAATTTGCATG CGTGAAAAGCACCCAGCTAAAAACCACAAGCTTCGGCATGGTCCACTCGATTTACAGCTTCCTCCAGATCAGTACGTTAGCCTCATTG ACTTGGAGGAGTTAGATCTTTCCCTTGATCTCAAAATTGGGAATCCAAAAAAGGAGAATGACAAGGAAATACTTTCGTACAAGAAGTCTCGTCGTATGCTCTCTGAAGAAGTTATTGATTTGGAAGATTCAGTTGATGGGGATGCAGAAAATGTATATTCTTTGGATCTAAATGTTCCAACAATTCAACCCGTAG AATTTGAAACCAGCCTTAATCATATCTCAAGTGACAATCTCCGTATGAAGAATGAGCAGTTGAGACCCCGTGAAGCAAGATATCTTGACCTTAATGAAGCTCAGAGCGATGATATGATTACAACTCACTATTCAACCTCAAGTTCGTCACCCGGCATCAAGGAAGCAGATATCAAGGGACAACAAGCCAATTGCTCCTCACGAATTTGGGTCAGAGATAAGAATAACTACTGTTCTGCTGAATCTTCCACACTTGAACAAGATGCAAATCTAGATGTGACGGATTGTGGAAgtggaaatgaaagaaatgaaactcACTCAACAGAGTCCAAAATTAAGGAAACAAGTACAGGTGAAATGAATAACTGTCAATGTGATGAGGCTCCAATGGAGTCATCAGTAACCTTTtctaaagaaagtaaaaaattggAGGCAGTAATTGAGCCTCCTGCTGACGTCCATGCAAGGCTTCAAAAGAGTGAAGTATGCTCTGATTGTAGTCATGCTGTGGAAGATGGTTGCAACAGCATATTGACGGCGACTGTATCTGGTGCATCTACCTGCAACGCAGAAAATGACTCAGGTGGGGAGAAGAAGGTGCAAAATTTGAGTCTCCCCATGTCTAACCAATGCTATGAAACTCAAAAGGAGCTGCATAGTACAGAAACCATCTTTTCCAGTGGGCAAGATCATAGGTCTTCTGGTAGCATTGAATCAGAACATGGTGAAGAATCTTCTAAAATGAAAGTTCTACTTCAAAATGCGGTTGAAACGCTTATTTATATGTCTTTGAATGATTCAGCCTTTGATCATGATTGCGACACAAAAACAGAATCTAGTGAGATGGTAAAAGATCAGGTGGATCAACCACAACACTCTTGTGATTCCTTTGAGTTACTAGTCTTAAagcaaacagaaaacaaagagGATGATGAGTTCTCCATGTCATCATCACAGTTATCTGAAGTAACTGACAtggaaaatatgaattttggtGTTAAATTAAGAAGAGGACGAAGACTGAAAGACTTCCGAAAAGAGATACTTCCTGGTCTATCCTGTCTTTCCAGACATGAGATTTGTGAAGATATTAACATTATGGAGGCTGTTTTACGGTCAAGAGAATATCGAAAAAACCAAGCTAAAATCCGAGATGGACAGAAAGTCTGCAGTCCCGTAAAAAGCAAACGATCTCAATCTCGATCTCGGCTAAACAACACGAGACGAAGAATCATTTTGTGA
- the LOC101216186 gene encoding adenine phosphoribosyltransferase 3 yields the protein MSAYRDEDPRIHGIRTRIRVVPNFPQPGIMFQDITTLLLDPKAFKDTIDLFVERYKGKNISVVAGIEARGFIFGPPIALAIGAKFIPLRKPRKLPGEVISEKYILEYGSDCLEMHVGAVKPHERALVVDDLIATGGTLRAAMNLLERAGAEVIECACVIELPVLKGREQLNDKPLFVLVEYQ from the exons ATGTCAGCTTACAGAGACGAAGATCCTCGCATCCATGGCATCAGGACTAGGATTCGTGTTGTCCCTAATTTCCCTCAACCAG GTATCATGTTCCAAGACATAACCACTCTGTTACTCGACCCCAAAGCATTCAAGGATACTATTGATTTGTTCGTCGAGCGATACAAAGGGAAAAACATTTCGGTTGTTGCAG GAATTGAAGCTCGAGGTTTTATATTTGGCCCTCCAATTGCATTGGCTATAGGAGCAAAATTTATCCCTTTAAGGAAACCAAGGAAGCTACCTG GAGAAGTTATTTCTGAAAAGTACATATTAGAATATGGAAGTGATTGCCTTGAGATGCATGTCGGAGCTGTCAAACCACATGAACGGGCCTTGGTGGTGGATGACTTGATTGCGACTGGTGGCACTCTCCGTGCAGCTATGAATTTACTTG AACGCGCTGGAGCTGAAGTAATTGAATGTGCTTGCGTCATTGAATTGCCAGTTCTAAAG GGTCGGGAACAATTGAACGATAAGCCATTGTTTGTGCTAGTAGAGTACCAATAA
- the LOC101221644 gene encoding uncharacterized protein LOC101221644, translating into MVREVENNSVPEWVEILLGEKFFTPCSLHISCKKNDKTFFCLFCRSAICFSCFSSHRTHALLQIRRYVYHEVVLLGDAEKLMNCSLVQPYTTNRAKVVFLKERRRGKRRGLRSSSSSSSSGGGGWRSNNNNGNLCITCFRNLQYPYLFCSLSCKINQKVNEKIEIINKQKRKYENLPPRTTTENQTPTSVLDRDFSSAAAVKLAKKNNRSCVKSLAAVLCRPRCFPISGFATAVNRRKGVPQRSPLT; encoded by the exons ATGGTGAGAGAAGTTGAGAATAATTCAGTTCCTGAATGGGTTGAAATTCTTCTGGGGGAGAAGTTCTTTACTCCATGTTCCCTTCACATCTCTTGTAAGAAGAATGACAAgactttcttttgtttgttttgtcgTTCTGCTATTTGCTTCTCTTGTTTCTCCTCTCATCGCACTCATGCTCTTCTTCAG ATAAGAAGATATGTGTACCATGAAGTTGTACTGCTAGGAGATGCTGAAAAACTCATGAATTGTTCTCTCGTACAA CCATACACAACAAATAGAGCAAAAGTGGTGtttctaaaagaaagaagaaggggAAAGAGAAGGGGTTTGagatcatcatcatcatcatcatcatcaggaggaggaggatggagaagtaataataataatggaaattTGTGCATCACATGCTTTCGCAACCTTCAATATCCATATCTCTTTTGCTCTCTTTCATGCAAg atCAATCAAAAGGTGaatgagaaaattgaaataataaacaaacaaaaaaggaagtaTGAGAATCTTCCACCCCGAACCACAACAGAAAATCAAACCCCAACCTCCGTTCTGGACCGGGATTTCTCCTCCGCTGCCGCCGTTAAGTTAGCCAAGAAGAACAACCGTAGCTGTGTGAAGTCGTTAGCGGCGGTTCTTTGCCGGCCGAGATGCTTCCCTATATCCGGTTTCGCCACCGCCGTGAACCGCCGAAAGGGCGTTCCTCAAAGATCGCCCTTAACTTGA